The window NNNNNNNNNNNNNNNNNNNNNNNNNNNNNNNNNNNNNNNNNNNNNNNNNNNNNNNNNNNNNNNNNNNNNNNNNNNNNNNNNNNNNNNNNNNNNNNNNNNNNNNNNNNNNNNNNNNNNNNNNNNNNNNNNNNNNNNNNNNNNNNNNNNNNNNNNNNNNNNNNNNNNNNNNNNNNNNNNNNNNNNNNNNNNNNNNNNNNNNNNNNNNNNNNNNNNNNNNNNNNNNNNNNNNNNNNNNNNNNNNNNNNNNNNNNNNNNNNNNNNNNNNNNNNNNNNNNNNNNNNNNNNNNNNNNNNNNNNNNNNNNNNNNNNNNNNNNNNNNNNNNNNNNNNNNNNNNNNNNNNNNNNNNNNNNNNNNNNNNNNNNNNNNNNNNNNNNNNNNNNNNNNNNNNNNNNNNNNNNNNNNNNNNNNNNNNNNNNNNNNNNNNNNNNNNNNNNNNNNNNNNNNNNNNNNNNNNNNNNNNNNNNNNNNNNNNNNNNNNNNNNNNNNNNNNNNNNNNNNNNNNNNNNNNNNNNNNNNNNNNNNNNNNNNNNNNNNNNNNNNNNNNNNNNNNNNNNNNNNNNNNNNNNNNNNNNNNNNNNNNNNNNNNNNNNNNNNNNNNNNNNNNNNNNNNNNNNNNNNNNNNNNNNNNNNNNNNNNNNNNNNNNNNNNNNNNNNNNNNNNNNNNNNNNNNNNNNNNNNNNNNNNNNNNNNNNNNNNNNNNNNNNNNNNNNNNNNNNNNNNNNNNNNNNNNNNNNNNNNNNNNNNNNNNNNNNNNNNNNNNNNNNNNNNNNNNNNNNNNNNNNNNNNNNNNNNNNNNNNNNNNNNNNNNNNNNNNNNNNNNNNNNNNNNNNNNNNNNNNNNNNNNNNNNNNNNNNNNNNNNNNNNNNNNNNNNNNNNNNNNNNNNNNNNNNNNNNNNNNNNNNNNNNNNNNNNNNNNNNNNNNNNNNNNNNNNNNNNNNNNNNNNNNNNNNNNNNNNNNNNNNNNNNNNNNNNNNNNNNNNNNNNNNNNNNNNNNNNNNNNNNNNNNNNNNNNNNNNNNNNNNNNNNNNNNNNNNNNNNNNNNNNNNNNNNNNNNNNNNNNNNNNNNNNNNNNNNNNNNNNNNNNNNNNNNNNNNNNNNNNNNNNNNNNNNNNNNNNNNNNNNNNNNNNNNNNNNNNNNNNNNNNNNNNNNNNNNNNNNNNNNNNNNNNNNNNNNNNNNNNNNNNNNNNNNNNNNNNNNNNNNNNNNNNNNNNNNNNNNNNNNNNNNNNNNNNNNNNNNNNNNNNNNNNNNNNNNNNNNNNNNNNNNNNNNNNNNNNNNNNNNNNNNNNNNNNNNNNNNNNNNNNNNNNNNNNNNNNNNNNNNNNNNNNNNNNNNNNNNNNNNNNNNNNNNNNNNNNNNNNNNNNNNNNNNNNNNNNNNNNNNNNNNNNNNNNNNNNNNNNNNNNNNNNNNNNNNNNNNNNNNNNNNNNNNNNNNNNNNNNNNNNNNNNNNNNNNNNNNNNNNNNNNNNNNNNNNNNNNNNNNNNNNNNNNNNNNNNNNNNNNNNNNNNNNNNNNNNNNNNNNNNNNNNNNNNNNNNNNNNNNNNNNNNNNNNNNNNNNNNNNNNNNNNNNNNNNNNNNNNNNNNNNNNNNNNNNNNNNNNNNNNNNNNNNNNNNNNNNNNNNNNNNNNNNNNNNNNNNNNNNNNNNNNNNNNNNNNNNNNNNNNNNNNNNNNNNNNNNNNNNNNNNNNNNNNNNNNNNNNNNNNNNNNNNNNNNNNNNNNNNNNNNNNNNNNNNNNNNNNNNNNNNNNNNNNNNNNNNNNNNNNNNNNNNNNNNNNNNNNNNNNNNNNNNNNNNNNNNNNNNNNNNNNNNNNNNNNNNNNNNNNNNNNNNNNNNNNNNNNNNNNNNNNNNNNNNNNNNNNNNNNNNNNNNNNNATAGCCAGTGGCTCTCTGTCCCACCTGATTCTAACTGCTCCCATTCCCACTGATGCTCAGCATCCAATCAGAATGGTTCTTGAACATGTGAGTCATCGCTTTCAGGTTAGAGGCTTCAATGACTAAAATAAGGCTTCAGCCTGCAGGTACCACTACAGCCTGAAGGTGGCAGAGCTCTCCTTTTTAATACATGTCACTGAGTTACATacaaggtttgttcttaagttgaattcgtatgtaagttggagcaggtacattattttaataaatgcaattaggacagatgtttctctcaacatattattaggcagtgtggtgtcagttactttttAAAATCCTCGCTGTAagttatttacaaacaaattttttttgtatggagcctagacattccttAAAGTCTGGAGAaggttgtgctttgatatgcaaaaagaaacaactgcagagtttgtcttggtcaataaagagttacaaaatgttacagatcagttTAGATCTAAAGATCATCCACagcatcagctgtgtttagcaaaagatttcttctgcaagtcatgcaaaccgccccctcccccccatcaagcctccatcctgcacacagtgagaagtgaagccccgttcatatctaggagttttccatatgtcggatgtccctaactcagtGACTGTCTGTACTGTCATTGTcaaggtattaataataataaaaaaaagtttaaaatgtagttataaaaaaaaaaaaaaaaaaaagacaaaatggttTTTGTGCATTTGTCTTCCTATAATaaaccaaacaaatgtttttattaaaacaatagaaaataaaagcttgatatttccttctgaaaatatacaaattatttagcTAGACAAACTATTTAGCTGAAATGTGTTGGCAATGCCACACTTGCATCCGCTTGCTCCAATAGGTTTTTGTATTTCCACTGATTTGTATGGGGGGAGGGAAGCAGTTCTGGGCTCTTGCTGTGGTCCCTGGTGGGATTTGTGTATTTGCAGGCTATGGCATTATGCTGGTTTTAGTCAATTCCTTTGCAATGCTCTTTGTGGACGCAGCTTGTGATGCTACCCGGAGGCTGGCTTTATACTGCACACATATTGCTGTGTAATAAATTCATCATTATTCTGTTTATTCTGGCATGACTGATTGTGTGTAGATGTagattagaaaaaagaaatgcattaaagTTGGGATTACTATGAAGGTCAACCAGCTGCAGTTTGGGTAGCCCAATAATTTCAGCTGTTCAAAGCTGACTGTCACATATACAAACAACTCGGACCCCTCCACATAGAAATGAGGGATCTGCCGTGTGTCTAGCTGCAGCAAACATTGCTACGGTGCCATGCGTTgctattcatttatattataagCCCCTGGAATGCACCTTCTGCAATGCACAGTGTTGAGAATGCAGCAGGTCCGATTTATAGAATGCTGTGCTGTGACGACCTATGCAGCGCCCCAATGTGCAGGGATGCAGGTGTGGTCCTGCAGCATACAGATATTGGTGTTTAAGCCGGGTGGCAAGagattgtaggtgggtggcagcccctgtattgtgtcccaattcttcagtaaccacccaaaacagccaaGGGGTtcctgaaaagtgtcgggtgatGAGGGTAAGTCCCTTTCTATACCACTGgcactggaacaggtgtccccttAGGAATAATTTCCCTTTACAGAAAGACGACCCCCAATCTGCTTTATCCAAAAAAGATAATGAGCTCGTCCACCCCACATTAATAgtttgtttttgggtggatagGTTAATTACCATGTCTGCCCATCGTCGCTCTCTTGCCCTAATGACACTCGCTTATTGTGGCAGCAGTGGGTGAAGTTTAAAATTCGGGTGAAGCAGAATATAAGTTCCGTGTCCCCTCTGATCAGAATGACATTTTAGCTGTTGTCTAAAATGACATTGTAGCAAGAAAATTGTCTTCTACCTTTTACTGttcgttttgttttttaggtaaaatggGTCGAGTCTGGCAGATACAAGGGAGAGCGGTTTGTGCCACATTGCTGGCTTTGGTGGTGGTAAACCTGCTGTGTTCTGCATTGGCCCAGAATCACCATGGGCACAGCCATGAAGGTCTTCATCACGGGCACAGCCATGGGCATCACGGCCACAGTCATGAAGGCCACCATGGCCACAGTCATGAAGGCCACCATGGCCACAGTCATGAAGGCCACCATGGCCACAGTCATGAAGGCCACCATGGCCACAGCCACGGACATCATGGGCACAGCCATGAGCATGGACACGGCCACAGTCACGAGGGCCATCATGGGCACAGTCATGAGGGCCATCACCATGGTCATGATCATGATGATCTTCATGAGTTCAGGAGCCGCTGGCAGTTTGGAGATGCACCACCCCAGGAGGCTACTGAACAGCCCGCTAAGAGAGAAGCTGTTGTGAACTCCCCACCTCCTCCACCATCAGGGGCAAGAGAGAAGCTAGACCCTGTGACACTTTGGACCTATGTAAGTGTGACCTAATTACTTTTACCTGTATTACGTGATATAAATTATTGACTTAACAGGTATTTCTGTGAGTGCATGGTGTGTGACTTCTACCTTTTCCTTGTTATTGCATTGTCACATGGGGCCATGCAGAATTCTGTGTAACTTGGCAATCAATGCTACCTTATCCTCCCAACTAATacaagaaaggaaagaaaagggggaTTACAAACAGCTGGTGGAACAATAATAAAGTTAACCCCTCACTTTGCCccagacagacaaaaaaaaacaggttaaagCCCAATTGGAGTCCGCCCATGACTAGCTGATGGCACATATTGCcttattgttttgtcatttttatatttcctttcccAGAAGGAATCTGCCATTGCTAGCTGGAGCATGCCTATAAAGGCCACAGGGTTCTGGTTGTAAGCAGTGGTCTCTATGCAGAGCTCTGATACCCCTTCCACCTCTCTTGCTTTATCACGATTGGAGTCCTGCAATCAGCACAGAACAAAGGttcttttgtaaagaaaataataaggTGGGAATGTTAGACCATTGTAATTATTTGCTGCTCTTAGTGGCCCTTAGCAGGAGTGGGATGCTAAGGACCACTAAGAGCAGTATAATATTACAATGGTCTAACGTTCCCACCctactattttatttacaaaggaaCCTTTGCTCTGTGATTATTGCAGGACTCCCAATTGAGACAAAGCAGCAAAGGTGGAAGGGGTATCAGACCAATgggatgaaaaacaaaaagtttttggacaaaaacaagaaatataattgatacttttatttttgatCCAGCCTAAAGTCATAGACGGAAATAAAATTGGGCTTTAAAATTCAGCATTGCCTGATTTCTATTAGAGTGGACTGACTGgcttcatttattacatttggcATTTCCATTGGCTGCATCTTAGGCGTTGTCCTCCCATTACTGTAGCCCTGATCACTCAACCGCTCATTTTAGTAAATTCTGCCAAAGCTCTGCTCCAACATGCCTTTATCTTGCCAGAGTTCCCATGCGGTTTTAATCAGTGACACGTGCGTCTGTTCTCACTGACTCTCTCCATCTGCTGTACAGATTGTGTTTGGTCCAGTGCGTCCTGTTTACTCTCATTGTTTGTTCTGTTCATCCTGACGTTCTTTCCATGGATAGAGagattatataataataacataacattttttttcttgcaggcgATCGGTGCCACACTTCTGATCTCCGCTGCACCCTTCTTCATCCTCTTCCTGATTCCAGTGCAATCCAAAAGCAGTCAGCATGAGTCCCTGCTCAAGTTACTCTTAAGCTTTGCTTCAGGAGGACTTCTTGGAGATGCCTTTCTTCACCTTATTCCCCATGCCCTGGGTATGAAATGTTGCAGCTTTGTAATGTGCCATAAAGTAGAATCCTCCAGGTTTCTTTTGTAAACAAACTTCTGTCTCCTCTCTATAGAGCCACATTCTCATCACCAGGTGGAGGAGGGACATCACGAATTGCATGATCATCATGGACACGGACATTCCCATGGTGAGGAGTTACTGGATCTTATTGccctatttatactttttatagatGTTATACATTTATCATTAGCAAACTGACTCCaagaataaatgcattttattacaaagtGCACCTTATATGCTTTAGCCATCACCACTACCTTACAATGACCGCACTCCACCTCCCTAGATCAATACTTAACCAGAACCAATGGGCCACTGTTAGGAGAGCTGCTTGGTGTCCTTGCTGAGAACCTTATGGACTTTTGTCTCTGTGTGACATCCTGCAGGTTCTATTGTGCAGACAAATAGCCTTTAGATGTAAGCAAACTCTGACTCTCTGGTTCCCAGTAAGTAGTGGAGAAGGATTTATGGTCATTATTATAAGTATATCTATCGATATTAACACTCCAtatttatctgtgtttttctGGCAGATCACAGCCATTCCCATATGATGTCAGTCGGCCTGTGGGTCCTGGCAGGAATCATTGCCTTCCTTGTTGTAGAGAAGTTTGTCCGCCACCTTAAAGGAGAGGATGGACACGGACATGGACATAGTCATGGTCACAGCCAAGGTAAGTAGGCATCTGAATTTCTAGAGCATTGCTGTTTtaggaactacaagtctcagtaTGCCCTCTGCTAGCAGAtagtgtttttaatttatttttttatgtaacccCCGCCCTCCAGGCTGTGCCTCTCACCTTCTTGTACTTATTGAGACTCTGACTCATATCAAGCCTGCAGACCAGGTGCTTATTTTGGTTTAATGAGGAATGAGGAGAGCAGTTCCAAGTACATCCAGTAACAAATCAAGCGGTGACCGCTCCTTTTCTGTACATCCTGGCAATTTCCATTTTATAGAAATAGAATTTTTGAGCCTgtatgaataaattcctgacatgtccCAACATATAACACTTGCATAGTTTTTCAAAGGCTGAACAACATGGGGTTAtggtttttaaataatacattatgttTAATTggctaaaacacattttacatttttagccagtTAGAGTTTTATTTTGCTGTGCGAGTCTCTGTGAGTCTTTCTTATGTTGGTCCTTAACAATCATGATCATTAGATGCCCTATGTGCCCTTTGTTATAGCTCCAAAGGAAGCCAAGGCCAGTGAATCCAAGAATAAAGAAGATGAGAAATCGGAAGGAAAGGAGGGACTGAGACAAAGAAAGACAGATAACAATGGTGGTCAGAAGGGCAAGAAGGGAAAAGAGGAGCCACCTCCATCAGGTGAATAAGTGTTTCTTGTTATGTTCTATAAAATACCACGGTCAGTCTGGCATTGGCAAACAGGTGTTAGCAGCATCTTCTAAACTTCTACATGTTAAATGCAGatacttacacttttttttacaaatgtattgtatattgtttattggTGCTTTTATATCTGTGTGAAGTTTATCTTTATAGTTCATTTCCAGCTAtggaactcccccccccccccccccttttaaacGAGTAACCTTCATACCAATCTAGTGGTGTCACAGCTCCACCGTTAGATTTAGCATTGAGGTATCTTTGTTCTGAATGACACTCACTGGAGGAAATTTCAGTGTTG is drawn from Pyxicephalus adspersus chromosome Z, UCB_Pads_2.0, whole genome shotgun sequence and contains these coding sequences:
- the SLC39A7 gene encoding zinc transporter SLC39A7 isoform X3 translates to MGRVWQIQGRAVCATLLALVVVNLLCSALAQNHHGHSHEGLHHGHSHGHHGHSHEGHHGHSHGHHGHSHEHGHGHSHEGHHGHSHEGHHHGHDHDDLHEFRSRWQFGDAPPQEATEQPAKREAVVNSPPPPPSGAREKLDPVTLWTYAIGATLLISAAPFFILFLIPVQSKSSQHESLLKLLLSFASGGLLGDAFLHLIPHALEPHSHHQVEEGHHELHDHHGHGHSHDHSHSHMMSVGLWVLAGIIAFLVVEKFVRHLKGEDGHGHGHSHGHSQAPKEAKASESKNKEDEKSEGKEGLRQRKTDNNGGQKGKKGKEEPPPSDMTVSGYLNLAADFTHNFTDGLAIGASFLVNTSVGIVTTVTILLHEVPHEIGDFAILVQSGCTKKKAMMLQLSTALGALAGTACSLLAEGIGEAATLWILPFTAGGFIYIATVSVIPELLQDSRPSQSIKETIGLLLGVAMMVLIAQFE
- the SLC39A7 gene encoding zinc transporter SLC39A7 isoform X1, with protein sequence MGRVWQIQGRAVCATLLALVVVNLLCSALAQNHHGHSHEGLHHGHSHGHHGHSHEGHHGHSHEGHHGHSHEGHHGHSHEGHHGHSHGHHGHSHEHGHGHSHEGHHGHSHEGHHHGHDHDDLHEFRSRWQFGDAPPQEATEQPAKREAVVNSPPPPPSGAREKLDPVTLWTYAIGATLLISAAPFFILFLIPVQSKSSQHESLLKLLLSFASGGLLGDAFLHLIPHALEPHSHHQVEEGHHELHDHHGHGHSHDHSHSHMMSVGLWVLAGIIAFLVVEKFVRHLKGEDGHGHGHSHGHSQAPKEAKASESKNKEDEKSEGKEGLRQRKTDNNGGQKGKKGKEEPPPSDMTVSGYLNLAADFTHNFTDGLAIGASFLVNTSVGIVTTVTILLHEVPHEIGDFAILVQSGCTKKKAMMLQLSTALGALAGTACSLLAEGIGEAATLWILPFTAGGFIYIATVSVIPELLQDSRPSQSIKETIGLLLGVAMMVLIAQFE
- the SLC39A7 gene encoding zinc transporter SLC39A7 isoform X2, translated to MGRVWQIQGRAVCATLLALVVVNLLCSALAQNHHGHSHEGLHHGHSHGHHGHSHEGHHGHSHEGHHGHSHGHHGHSHEHGHGHSHEGHHGHSHEGHHHGHDHDDLHEFRSRWQFGDAPPQEATEQPAKREAVVNSPPPPPSGAREKLDPVTLWTYAIGATLLISAAPFFILFLIPVQSKSSQHESLLKLLLSFASGGLLGDAFLHLIPHALEPHSHHQVEEGHHELHDHHGHGHSHDHSHSHMMSVGLWVLAGIIAFLVVEKFVRHLKGEDGHGHGHSHGHSQAPKEAKASESKNKEDEKSEGKEGLRQRKTDNNGGQKGKKGKEEPPPSDMTVSGYLNLAADFTHNFTDGLAIGASFLVNTSVGIVTTVTILLHEVPHEIGDFAILVQSGCTKKKAMMLQLSTALGALAGTACSLLAEGIGEAATLWILPFTAGGFIYIATVSVIPELLQDSRPSQSIKETIGLLLGVAMMVLIAQFE